GCTGCTCTTTATCAGGAGCTTTGCCGTGCCATTTTGCCTGCCCCTCCATAAAGGAGACCCCTTTTCCTTTGATTGTGCGGGCGATGATAAAAGTTGGCTTACCTTTTACCGTCTCCGCCTGGTCCAGTGCGTCTATCAACTGTTCAAAATCGTGTCCATTGACATCTATAACGTGCCAGCCAAAGCTTCTCCATTTGTCTGCCAGAGGCTCTTCGCGCTTTATTTCCTCTACCGGACCGTTTTCCTGAACCCCATTGCGATCCAGTATAGCACATACATTATCCAGTTTGTGATGCCCAGCAGTCATTGCTGCTTCCCATACCTGGCCCTCCTGGATTTCACCGTCTCCTAAAAGAGTGTAGACCCTGAAATTGACTCCGCGAATCTTGGCTCCCAGCGCGATTCCATTACCTACTGAGAAACCCTGGCCCAGAGAACCAGTGGAAAGCTCCACTCCCGGCACTCCTGCGTAAACGTGCCCCTGCAGCCTGCTCCCTAATTTTCGAAAGGTCTTAAGCTCCTCTTTTGGAAAATACCCGCAGTTGGCAAGAACCACATAAAGC
This sequence is a window from Candidatus Zixiibacteriota bacterium. Protein-coding genes within it:
- a CDS encoding transketolase, whose translation is MITKKINLDEFNEKARQFRKEILETITEAGSGHPGGSLSGVEILISLYYHKMRHKPENPAWPLRDRFIMSKGHASPLLYVVLANCGYFPKEELKTFRKLGSRLQGHVYAGVPGVELSTGSLGQGFSVGNGIALGAKIRGVNFRVYTLLGDGEIQEGQVWEAAMTAGHHKLDNVCAILDRNGVQENGPVEEIKREEPLADKWRSFGWHVIDVNGHDFEQLIDALDQAETVKGKPTFIIARTIKGKGVSFMEGQAKWHGKAPDKEQLKTALSELGF